Proteins encoded in a region of the Bartonella taylorii genome:
- a CDS encoding crossover junction endodeoxyribonuclease RuvC, protein MITNAQTILCLDLGTKTSWAICSADGHITSDTEHFQSRRFEGGGMRYLRFKRWLTELKRSVDEIDAVYFEKVRRHVGTDASHIYGGFLATLTAWCEHHQIPYEGIPVGTIKKATTGKGNASKEEMIKAVRTKGHNPKDDNEPDALAILYLMKEGGIYVQ, encoded by the coding sequence ATGATCACTAACGCACAAACCATTTTATGTCTTGATCTAGGGACCAAGACAAGCTGGGCGATATGCAGTGCGGATGGTCATATAACAAGCGATACAGAGCATTTTCAATCACGCCGTTTTGAAGGCGGTGGTATGCGTTATTTACGCTTTAAACGGTGGCTTACTGAACTAAAGAGATCTGTTGATGAAATTGACGCGGTGTATTTTGAAAAGGTGCGCCGGCATGTGGGTACAGACGCTTCTCATATTTATGGGGGCTTTCTAGCAACCTTAACAGCGTGGTGTGAACATCATCAGATACCATATGAAGGCATTCCCGTTGGTACAATTAAGAAGGCAACAACAGGGAAAGGCAATGCCTCAAAAGAAGAAATGATTAAGGCAGTGCGTACAAAAGGACACAATCCGAAAGACGACAACGAACCAGATGCTTTGGCAATTTTATATTTAATGAAAGAAGGGGGTATATATGTCCAGTAA
- a CDS encoding DUF1376 domain-containing protein yields MSSKIPWTRLNTDQWLFKLSDLLPMEVNVYVKWRIRMLHTREPLLNDSRILSHFTCCSVKRFQKALEYLFRSGHIICLEDRRLWSSDVEEELNNSNENLNKFSERAQKAAQAKWAKHHKAKTISDDQDAKHDAKAMLKDAKHNAKHDASNAQAMLNYAINNNNNIYNKKTKTIVLAKKEIGSENLETNEQVDEPTEVAAVETTSEQIATSLDNQPPIHEQESVPEKAKRAKANRGCRLPADFEPDYDFAIAEGLPPERVKVEIAKFRDYWRSKAGTNATKIDWQATWCNWVRNSKSYKQGENYGTQANSQTGQQRGWNYRVAQYMSDIKNSDSAYKFLFEDDNRTTIPLESGAKTVDCRSGESYFISQ; encoded by the coding sequence ATGTCCAGTAAAATACCATGGACGAGACTTAATACAGACCAGTGGCTATTTAAACTCTCTGATTTACTGCCTATGGAAGTCAATGTTTATGTGAAGTGGCGGATAAGAATGTTACACACGCGTGAGCCTCTTTTGAATGATTCACGAATATTATCTCATTTTACTTGTTGTTCAGTAAAAAGATTTCAAAAGGCATTAGAGTATTTATTTAGATCTGGACACATCATTTGTTTAGAAGATCGTCGTTTGTGGAGTTCAGATGTTGAGGAAGAACTCAATAACTCAAACGAAAATTTAAATAAATTTTCAGAGAGAGCACAGAAAGCAGCGCAAGCAAAATGGGCAAAACATCATAAAGCAAAAACAATTAGTGATGATCAAGATGCTAAGCATGATGCTAAAGCAATGCTTAAGGATGCTAAGCATAATGCTAAACATGACGCTAGCAATGCACAAGCAATGCTTAATTATGCCATTAACAATAACAATAACATATATAATAAAAAAACTAAAACTATCGTTTTAGCAAAAAAAGAAATTGGTTCTGAAAATTTAGAAACAAACGAACAGGTTGATGAGCCAACTGAGGTTGCTGCTGTTGAAACCACATCAGAGCAAATCGCAACCTCACTAGACAACCAACCTCCCATTCACGAGCAAGAAAGCGTTCCAGAAAAAGCAAAACGAGCGAAAGCTAATCGCGGTTGTCGATTGCCTGCGGATTTTGAACCCGATTACGATTTTGCCATTGCAGAGGGCTTGCCTCCGGAGCGCGTGAAAGTCGAGATTGCAAAATTCCGAGATTATTGGCGTTCAAAAGCCGGAACAAATGCAACCAAAATCGATTGGCAAGCAACATGGTGTAACTGGGTGAGAAATTCAAAAAGTTACAAACAAGGAGAAAATTATGGAACACAAGCCAATTCCCAAACAGGACAACAGCGCGGGTGGAATTATCGCGTTGCACAGTACATGTCCGATATCAAAAATTCAGATAGTGCATACAAATTTCTCTTCGAGGATGATAACCGAACCACCATTCCTTTGGAAAGCGGGGCAAAAACCGTCGATTGCAGAAGCGGAGAGAGTTACTTCATTAGTCAATGA
- a CDS encoding BrnA antitoxin family protein, with protein MKKKVRYEIDVSNLSPLTDKQRVEVDKLAAMPDSAIDHSDIPTLDDAFWKNAVRNPFYKPTKTVTTVRVDSDVLAWLKSQGKGYQTRINAILRDAMLRSMR; from the coding sequence ATGAAGAAGAAAGTTCGTTATGAAATTGATGTAAGTAACTTATCACCTTTGACAGATAAACAGAGAGTTGAAGTTGATAAACTGGCTGCAATGCCGGACAGTGCAATTGATCATAGTGATATTCCAACACTAGATGATGCATTCTGGAAAAACGCCGTTCGCAATCCATTCTATAAACCGACCAAAACTGTCACAACAGTGCGTGTGGATTCAGACGTTCTAGCATGGCTTAAAAGTCAAGGGAAAGGATATCAAACGCGGATTAACGCCATTTTACGTGACGCCATGCTTCGTTCAATGCGTTGA
- a CDS encoding BrnT family toxin, which produces MKIRFEWDETKAKSNLRKYRVSFEIAARVFADPFAMVKQDRIENGEYRWQTLGLVDGFLLLLVAHTVHDDKDGIEVIRIISARRASSKERKRYEEESSL; this is translated from the coding sequence ATGAAAATAAGATTTGAATGGGATGAAACTAAAGCAAAAAGTAATCTTAGAAAGTACCGTGTAAGTTTTGAAATTGCTGCTCGTGTTTTCGCAGATCCGTTCGCCATGGTTAAACAAGACCGTATTGAAAACGGGGAATATCGTTGGCAAACTTTAGGGCTTGTGGATGGCTTTTTACTGCTGCTCGTAGCGCATACTGTCCATGATGATAAAGATGGTATAGAAGTAATCCGTATTATTTCAGCGCGGCGAGCTAGCTCGAAAGAAAGGAAACGTTATGAAGAAGAAAGTTCGTTATGA
- a CDS encoding helix-turn-helix transcriptional regulator, whose protein sequence is MTENDILLTDRESAKLLHMSVSTFRRHVTNGSLPKPLKFGFLSRWLQSDLINVIEQAKQQRYNDAA, encoded by the coding sequence ATGACAGAAAATGATATTCTTTTGACAGACCGTGAAAGTGCAAAATTGCTTCATATGAGTGTTTCGACATTCCGCCGTCATGTGACCAATGGATCTCTCCCGAAACCTTTAAAATTTGGTTTTTTATCGCGTTGGTTACAATCGGATCTTATCAATGTCATCGAGCAAGCGAAACAGCAACGTTATAACGACGCGGCATAA
- a CDS encoding hemagglutinin repeat-containing protein yields the protein MRYEQRAKRATWFEVLVSSTMLKKVLLGGIGLPFLLQPATLQAQIAVDPNAGAAHRPDIVAAPNGVPSIDIVTPNGKGLSHNKYYDFNIGNPGVILNNHAQEVGQSQLGGIMPGNPHLRYSGSAKVILNEVTSSKRSALHGPAEVFGHQADVIIANPNGISCDGCGFINTPHATLTTGVPEIDGSGFLKGFEVQGGDITFGPQGANFFSSQGAVDIVDIVSRTVHFEGAVAGRTIGVTAGTGHFDYASRQMKELTDITGKPEYAIDGSALGALQADRIKLVATEKGVGVRMRHDMAANAGQLHLSADGKISLKDVFGHDGVVLQSKSDTLHAKHITSKKHVEIAAKKGVTLETVGADGHLSVDAQDGLLTISGKATSGSNLELSSRHALQVSGLGAGADVTLESGGALNIGGTVLAGGNLRAHAGGDIQAYFLAGGVDMAATQAAGSLVLGSHGDVDLQSGGGIINAANIYGAGNVTLVAYHGLSVSQTILSHHNVAIHVEPHAGIHFGQVLAHGRADIHGGAVDFSTMMTGDDAVLKVGSLDAGTLMTGLDFVHSQVSPSNPTGDLVFHDKGSLSITAQRGVKVGHIISGGNIDLFAGNDIYYDQIIGYGTATLTSVSGGISVENVLSAKGDVRLTANTLDLSNNRSHIYTPQTLYLTADHIYVSGSTLIYGGLDFQSTNVLDIHHARLQAVTDEGGTGDILFVAPGVMVDEATSVLAARDFVIKTGELKNSGQLAAGHNLAFSVRGDARNSKTGLIYVKGNGALQVDGALRNDFGAIVAEGDLSFTNAEGTGKSLSLVNKAGFIQVGGNLNIQTNSLKNEADSTPVITEKTEEVAIAFEKPEGFDSIKNAILYHTTSIANELGMELWGVSYKEAECSGNTCNLHIKNSLANKEATYGKITLEDGIVYKAFTWKEENKSWLFFQGYRWNNLSHMIQKTVTQEFSPTRQGMIQSHGNLIINADTIDNHYSSIEAGGNADIHANVLTNLGATAYKNTYMGCQANTDAYCYAYNADGSRNVALDIINNDGFRQTGSKVLDSVSGLVQAGGTLNLVVDQLNNTAAKGSITGDAHFEAKTVEGNPLEDLSGLTGAGALFTPKVDLNNAGELSDGLPLPKPQSGGVGGTLPKQNFIYETRAEFLDVGKFYGSAYFLNRIGYNPDREIFFLGDAYFEKQLIEKQMRDLVGQGLGKGSFIPGSDAIEQVKNLLDVGADYAKTHNLTFGEPLSEEQLASLEAPMVIYVRQQVKGMDVYAPVLYIPEKERASFVSAGALIMGDDVNITSQNTSNSTITNSGRIAANHQLHVHGGDILSQGGHFAAGGDAFLVAQKNIRLDAGRTTVDGVETVLNTDALSAGGNASVIAKQDLTASGVRITTKGDLAMATEQGNLTIGSAQTHYHSEQGDATMHHKSEVNSGGSTTLASGKDLNVLGSDVQTKDKLLLQAEGNVSIDATRNSMDNHTQDGQTSHVTLHNGSHLSSGKDTTVLSGQDIHIAASDIDAKGNVALGAQREITIGVRNDERDYHFQGSDFSIDRQESISLGSSIKSGGDTTVVAGQDGKAHDLSITGSSIAAEGKVGLKASNDILINNAEDSSHREISSYTDGGFFGGSSSYHETFGATQVVGSSIAGEKGVALESGNNTQIVASMLTAGKPGEITDQAKADITIHSGGKITIKGIQEHYDQQEQSSESSFLHEESSNSSQSHSTTVSSILGATGNIITQSDKETTITASHMFANEGIHVTGENVTIDGMTDHHKSHSETHETGFGVGSGKGFVSIYGSEGKTENEESFEHQGSSLNADGNINIIARTKDVNVVGSDFAGENINLSAAHDVNVSVGHDRHTSSSKEERSGFGIQFEKSSSGASVGVGIASAKDTGDQWENTSVQSHFTARQDVQITADNDVNLQATNVSANRDVNIDAGNTITLSESYDTSNAQETHEKSFAGVTASGDIGVLGTVQGLKDAADHMNNKDGNNTVLNGILTGLKINHLFNKGRNFVNWLTGNTGERGNITKTLGSTLGGMGGSTKDALANMAGASGSVTVGFKTEKVEASAQTSTAVTNSIEAGRAVNMHAHNGSIHGVGSDIIAGSNPVYARGNDAQSGNITLEAGKDITFESAQNVQSTQNSSESTSMSVGYGYGTGSAGATGNAAFSQGEGSSEAVQQKNAHIIGIGTVHTTSGGNTTLAGAVASGERVEMEVGGAFTITSRSDTGQTSSKQNSVSVGFGAGQTGGGGSMNASFQKDQSSSDYHSVVEQSGIKAGDGGFKINVKDKTTLTGGIIASTAPADKNSLTTGSITTSDITNSAHAQASSHGFSLSGNDTIKNIAKNVLNHGKVHNGAEGETKSAISDGSIILTGRSNQRAMVQDAGQIIDALNRNTAAAHQAVAPVDATSLEGAVHNRLDMINDLSDEGFGYWDKVREVAYLKEHPVGEVVHDENGKVLYATNENGEYIKDSDGKYITLYRYLTPEEEKYLQAGSDGNRRMFYNGILNTPDEAARNAVQLADNEHEPLYFTYFPKAEDKLVELGVAFYQDFLEGNFWGLSNSTKKFQDFMYRYGNTGAIVDAHSRGSLTVGNGMRDFAKHGIHGIGYKTDIRFFGPADNAASMANTVYFVSDGKKDHIYLQNHLLDPVGISIGHNLPTFYKVPLKFPYVLFPPAIPIIEQGRALLGYDPSTHNCYGDASDACKHAYGTPHTATIYSSDAILDYLGLGYLRKKK from the coding sequence ATGAGATATGAGCAGAGAGCAAAAAGAGCAACATGGTTTGAAGTTTTAGTCTCCAGTACGATGCTCAAAAAGGTTTTGCTAGGCGGGATTGGTTTACCTTTTCTTTTACAACCAGCAACACTACAGGCGCAAATTGCTGTTGACCCTAACGCAGGTGCCGCTCATCGCCCAGATATTGTGGCAGCACCCAATGGGGTTCCCTCGATTGATATTGTTACCCCCAATGGCAAAGGCTTATCACACAATAAATATTACGATTTCAATATTGGCAATCCAGGTGTCATTTTAAACAATCACGCGCAAGAAGTAGGACAATCGCAGTTGGGTGGCATTATGCCGGGCAATCCGCATTTGCGCTACTCTGGTTCGGCGAAAGTAATTTTAAATGAAGTCACCAGCAGCAAGCGCAGTGCGCTTCATGGTCCAGCGGAGGTTTTTGGGCATCAAGCCGATGTGATTATAGCCAATCCCAATGGGATAAGTTGTGATGGTTGTGGCTTTATCAATACGCCCCATGCGACCTTAACCACGGGTGTACCAGAAATTGATGGGAGTGGTTTTCTGAAAGGGTTTGAGGTTCAAGGTGGGGATATCACCTTTGGACCCCAGGGTGCGAATTTTTTCTCAAGCCAAGGGGCTGTTGATATTGTCGATATTGTCTCACGCACAGTGCATTTTGAAGGAGCTGTTGCGGGGAGGACAATTGGAGTGACAGCAGGGACCGGTCACTTTGATTATGCTTCTCGGCAGATGAAGGAGTTGACCGATATTACCGGCAAGCCGGAATATGCGATAGACGGTTCTGCGTTAGGGGCTCTACAAGCGGACAGAATAAAACTTGTGGCAACGGAAAAAGGTGTTGGGGTTCGCATGCGCCATGATATGGCAGCCAATGCGGGGCAGTTGCATCTTTCTGCTGATGGAAAAATCTCGTTGAAGGATGTTTTTGGTCATGATGGTGTTGTTCTTCAATCAAAAAGCGATACCCTTCATGCAAAGCACATTACGTCGAAAAAGCATGTTGAGATTGCAGCAAAAAAAGGTGTCACGTTAGAGACAGTTGGCGCGGATGGTCATTTGAGCGTAGATGCGCAGGATGGGCTTTTAACGATTAGCGGAAAAGCCACCTCTGGGAGCAATCTGGAGCTTTCTTCGCGCCATGCTCTGCAAGTTTCAGGGCTTGGCGCTGGCGCTGATGTGACCCTTGAATCTGGTGGCGCACTGAATATTGGTGGTACGGTTTTAGCGGGGGGCAATTTAAGGGCGCATGCCGGTGGTGATATACAAGCCTATTTTTTAGCTGGTGGGGTTGATATGGCAGCAACACAAGCTGCTGGTAGCCTTGTTTTGGGCAGCCATGGGGATGTTGATCTCCAAAGTGGAGGCGGGATCATTAATGCCGCAAATATTTATGGAGCAGGGAATGTCACACTTGTTGCATATCATGGGCTTTCTGTTTCTCAAACGATCCTATCGCATCACAATGTTGCCATTCATGTTGAACCTCATGCCGGCATTCATTTTGGGCAAGTTTTAGCCCATGGCAGAGCAGATATTCATGGTGGGGCGGTTGATTTTTCTACCATGATGACAGGTGATGATGCGGTTTTAAAGGTGGGAAGCCTTGATGCAGGCACATTGATGACAGGTTTAGATTTTGTTCACTCTCAGGTGAGCCCTTCGAACCCTACAGGTGATCTTGTTTTTCATGATAAAGGTTCTCTTTCTATTACAGCACAAAGGGGCGTAAAGGTTGGACATATTATCAGTGGTGGCAATATTGACCTTTTTGCTGGCAACGACATTTATTATGATCAGATCATAGGCTATGGCACAGCCACATTGACATCGGTATCAGGAGGGATCAGTGTTGAGAATGTGCTGTCTGCTAAGGGGGATGTGAGATTGACAGCCAACACTCTCGATTTGAGCAATAATCGTTCTCATATTTATACGCCGCAAACGCTATATTTAACTGCGGATCATATTTATGTTTCGGGCAGTACGCTGATTTATGGCGGTTTAGATTTTCAAAGCACCAATGTTCTTGATATTCACCATGCACGGCTACAAGCCGTTACCGATGAAGGCGGGACAGGAGATATTCTCTTTGTTGCTCCAGGCGTTATGGTGGATGAGGCCACATCGGTTTTAGCGGCACGAGATTTTGTCATCAAAACAGGGGAGCTTAAAAATAGCGGTCAATTGGCAGCAGGGCATAATTTAGCCTTTAGCGTGAGGGGTGATGCGAGGAACAGCAAAACGGGTTTAATTTATGTGAAGGGCAATGGTGCTTTACAAGTTGATGGGGCTTTGCGCAATGATTTTGGCGCCATTGTTGCAGAGGGTGATTTATCTTTCACCAATGCAGAAGGTACTGGAAAAAGCCTTTCCCTTGTCAATAAAGCGGGCTTTATTCAAGTTGGTGGAAACTTAAATATCCAAACCAACAGTCTGAAAAACGAAGCCGATAGCACACCCGTTATCACGGAAAAAACGGAAGAAGTCGCCATCGCATTCGAAAAACCAGAGGGTTTTGATTCAATTAAAAATGCGATTTTGTATCATACAACAAGTATAGCAAATGAGTTGGGGATGGAACTATGGGGCGTTTCCTATAAGGAAGCTGAATGTTCAGGAAACACATGTAATCTTCACATTAAAAATTCTTTGGCCAACAAAGAGGCAACTTATGGTAAGATAACTTTAGAAGATGGGATAGTATACAAGGCGTTTACTTGGAAGGAAGAGAATAAAAGTTGGCTTTTTTTTCAAGGGTACCGATGGAATAATTTATCTCACATGATACAGAAAACTGTCACGCAAGAATTTTCGCCTACTCGTCAAGGAATGATACAGTCTCACGGCAATCTCATCATTAACGCTGATACCATTGACAACCATTATAGCTCTATAGAAGCAGGGGGAAATGCCGATATCCACGCCAATGTGCTGACCAATTTGGGGGCAACAGCTTATAAAAATACCTATATGGGTTGTCAGGCTAATACGGATGCTTATTGTTATGCTTATAACGCTGATGGAAGCCGAAATGTTGCTTTAGATATAATAAATAATGATGGTTTTCGCCAAACTGGTTCAAAAGTTCTTGATAGCGTTTCTGGTCTTGTCCAAGCGGGTGGCACGTTGAATTTGGTGGTCGATCAACTCAATAACACGGCAGCGAAAGGTTCCATTACAGGAGATGCGCATTTTGAAGCAAAAACCGTTGAAGGTAATCCACTGGAGGACTTAAGTGGTTTAACTGGGGCTGGTGCTCTCTTTACACCAAAAGTAGATCTCAATAATGCAGGAGAACTTTCTGATGGGCTTCCTTTACCAAAGCCCCAATCGGGTGGGGTTGGGGGCACGCTGCCCAAGCAGAATTTTATTTATGAAACGCGGGCAGAATTCCTTGATGTTGGCAAGTTTTATGGTTCAGCCTATTTTTTGAATAGAATTGGTTACAATCCTGACAGAGAGATTTTTTTCTTAGGGGATGCTTATTTTGAAAAGCAACTGATTGAAAAACAAATGCGTGATCTTGTGGGGCAAGGTTTGGGCAAGGGCTCTTTCATTCCTGGAAGTGATGCCATTGAACAAGTCAAAAACTTGCTGGATGTGGGGGCAGATTATGCAAAAACACACAATTTGACTTTTGGTGAGCCTTTAAGTGAAGAACAACTTGCTTCTCTAGAAGCTCCGATGGTGATTTATGTACGCCAACAGGTCAAGGGCATGGATGTTTATGCGCCGGTGCTTTACATCCCCGAAAAGGAGAGAGCCTCCTTTGTTTCTGCTGGTGCCTTGATCATGGGGGATGATGTCAATATCACCAGCCAAAATACCAGCAATTCCACAATAACCAATTCAGGGCGGATTGCGGCAAACCACCAATTGCATGTGCATGGTGGGGATATCCTCAGTCAAGGAGGGCATTTTGCGGCGGGTGGTGATGCTTTTTTAGTTGCACAGAAGAATATTCGTTTAGATGCAGGGCGCACAACGGTTGACGGCGTGGAGACCGTATTAAACACCGATGCGCTTTCTGCTGGTGGCAATGCGAGCGTGATTGCCAAACAAGATCTCACAGCTTCAGGGGTGAGGATCACCACGAAGGGTGATCTTGCCATGGCCACAGAGCAGGGCAATTTAACAATAGGTTCAGCGCAAACACATTACCACAGCGAACAGGGTGATGCCACCATGCATCATAAATCGGAAGTCAATTCTGGGGGCTCAACGACACTTGCTTCTGGAAAGGATCTCAATGTTCTAGGCTCTGATGTTCAAACAAAGGATAAACTTCTCTTACAAGCTGAGGGCAATGTTTCGATTGATGCCACGCGCAACAGCATGGACAATCATACGCAGGATGGGCAAACCTCCCATGTCACCTTACACAATGGCTCTCATTTAAGTTCTGGAAAAGATACCACGGTCCTATCCGGTCAAGATATCCATATTGCTGCTTCTGATATAGATGCGAAGGGCAATGTTGCTCTTGGCGCACAAAGGGAGATAACAATAGGGGTGAGAAACGATGAAAGAGATTATCATTTTCAGGGCAGCGACTTTAGTATTGACAGGCAAGAGTCTATTTCTCTGGGCTCTTCGATAAAATCAGGGGGTGATACCACGGTTGTTGCGGGGCAGGATGGAAAGGCGCATGACCTTAGCATCACGGGCAGTTCTATTGCTGCTGAGGGCAAGGTGGGGTTGAAAGCCAGCAACGATATTCTCATCAACAATGCAGAGGATAGCTCACACCGTGAGATATCTAGCTACACAGATGGCGGTTTTTTTGGGGGAAGCTCATCCTATCATGAAACTTTTGGAGCTACCCAAGTGGTAGGTTCAAGTATAGCAGGAGAAAAAGGTGTTGCTCTTGAATCTGGAAACAATACGCAGATTGTAGCGTCGATGCTCACAGCAGGCAAGCCAGGGGAAATAACCGATCAGGCAAAAGCGGATATTACCATTCACTCTGGGGGAAAGATTACTATCAAAGGTATTCAAGAACACTACGACCAGCAAGAACAATCCTCAGAAAGTAGTTTTTTGCATGAGGAATCCTCCAATAGCTCTCAATCGCATAGCACAACGGTCTCCTCTATCCTTGGGGCAACGGGCAACATTATCACGCAATCAGACAAAGAGACTACAATCACAGCTTCTCATATGTTTGCAAATGAAGGTATTCATGTGACGGGAGAAAATGTGACGATTGATGGCATGACAGATCATCATAAGAGCCATTCAGAAACCCATGAAACAGGTTTTGGTGTGGGTTCAGGTAAGGGCTTTGTGTCGATATATGGGAGTGAGGGAAAAACAGAAAATGAAGAGAGTTTTGAACATCAAGGCTCTTCTCTGAATGCTGATGGCAATATCAACATCATTGCTAGGACAAAAGATGTGAACGTGGTGGGCTCTGATTTTGCAGGTGAGAATATTAACCTTTCGGCAGCGCATGATGTCAATGTGTCTGTTGGTCATGATCGTCATACTTCAAGCTCAAAAGAAGAGCGCTCAGGTTTTGGCATTCAGTTTGAAAAGAGCAGCAGTGGTGCTTCTGTGGGTGTTGGAATTGCAAGCGCCAAAGACACAGGGGATCAATGGGAAAATACTTCCGTACAATCACATTTTACGGCACGCCAAGATGTGCAGATTACTGCTGACAATGATGTGAATTTACAAGCGACAAATGTTTCGGCAAATCGTGATGTCAACATTGATGCTGGCAATACTATCACGCTTTCGGAAAGCTATGATACCTCTAACGCACAAGAAACCCATGAAAAGTCCTTTGCTGGTGTGACAGCTTCTGGTGATATCGGTGTCCTTGGCACGGTACAAGGACTAAAAGATGCCGCAGATCACATGAATAATAAGGATGGAAATAACACCGTTCTTAATGGCATACTTACAGGGCTCAAAATCAATCACCTCTTTAACAAAGGCAGAAATTTTGTTAATTGGCTGACTGGCAACACAGGGGAAAGGGGTAACATCACAAAAACACTGGGCAGCACATTAGGTGGTATGGGGGGCTCCACCAAGGATGCTCTTGCCAATATGGCTGGTGCATCTGGCAGTGTAACCGTGGGCTTTAAGACTGAAAAAGTGGAGGCATCTGCTCAGACATCTACTGCTGTAACCAATAGCATAGAAGCAGGGCGCGCTGTCAACATGCATGCCCATAATGGGAGTATTCATGGTGTTGGAAGCGATATTATCGCTGGTAGCAATCCTGTCTATGCACGGGGCAATGATGCGCAGAGCGGGAATATCACCTTGGAAGCGGGTAAAGATATCACCTTTGAAAGTGCGCAAAATGTGCAAAGCACACAAAACAGTAGTGAAAGTACTTCAATGAGTGTTGGCTACGGTTATGGCACGGGTAGCGCAGGGGCAACGGGCAATGCCGCTTTTAGTCAAGGGGAAGGTTCCAGTGAGGCGGTTCAACAAAAGAACGCTCATATTATTGGTATCGGCACGGTTCATACCACAAGTGGGGGAAATACCACACTGGCGGGAGCAGTGGCTTCTGGAGAGCGTGTAGAAATGGAAGTAGGGGGTGCTTTCACCATTACCAGCCGCAGTGATACGGGACAGACTTCTAGTAAGCAAAACTCTGTTTCTGTTGGCTTTGGTGCTGGACAAACGGGTGGTGGAGGCTCTATGAACGCCTCTTTCCAAAAGGATCAATCCTCTAGCGATTATCACAGTGTTGTGGAACAATCAGGCATCAAAGCTGGTGATGGCGGTTTTAAGATCAACGTTAAAGACAAAACAACGTTGACCGGAGGCATCATTGCCAGCACCGCGCCGGCAGACAAAAACAGCCTGACCACAGGAAGTATTACCACCAGTGACATCACCAACAGTGCCCATGCGCAAGCCAGCAGCCATGGTTTTAGCCTTTCTGGAAATGACACGATAAAAAACATTGCCAAAAATGTTTTAAATCACGGAAAGGTACACAATGGAGCGGAAGGGGAAACCAAATCTGCCATCAGTGATGGCAGCATCATTTTGACCGGTAGATCTAACCAGAGGGCAATGGTCCAAGATGCTGGACAAATCATCGATGCCCTCAACCGCAACACCGCAGCAGCCCACCAAGCCGTTGCACCGGTGGATGCCACATCGCTTGAGGGAGCAGTGCATAATCGCTTAGATATGATCAATGATTTATCGGATGAAGGATTTGGATACTGGGACAAAGTGCGTGAAGTCGCATATCTCAAAGAGCATCCCGTGGGTGAGGTTGTGCATGATGAAAATGGTAAAGTACTCTATGCAACAAATGAAAATGGAGAATATATCAAAGACAGCGATGGAAAGTATATCACTCTGTATCGCTATTTAACACCTGAGGAAGAGAAGTATTTACAAGCAGGGTCTGATGGCAATAGGCGTATGTTCTACAATGGTATTTTAAATACACCAGATGAGGCAGCCCGTAATGCGGTTCAGTTGGCTGATAATGAACATGAACCGCTTTATTTTACATATTTTCCAAAAGCTGAAGATAAGCTAGTAGAGCTCGGGGTAGCTTTTTATCAGGATTTTCTGGAAGGTAATTTTTGGGGGTTGAGTAATTCGACAAAGAAGTTTCAGGATTTTATGTATCGTTATGGCAACACAGGAGCGATTGTTGATGCGCATAGCCGTGGTAGTCTGACAGTGGGTAATGGAATGCGTGACTTTGCAAAGCATGGCATCCACGGTATAGGGTACAAAACAGATATCCGTTTTTTTGGACCAGCTGATAACGCTGCATCTATGGCAAATACGGTATATTTCGTAAGCGATGGCAAAAAAGATCATATTTATTTACAAAACCATCTACTTGACCCCGTTGGTATAAGCATTGGTCACAATCTGCCTACTTTTTATAAGGTACCCTTGAAGTTCCCCTATGTATTATTTCCACCAGCAATTCCAATAATAGAACAAGGGAGAGCGCTATTGGGCTATGATCCTAGCACCCATAATTGCTATGGAGATGCGAGTGATGCGTGTAAACATGCTTATGGAACACCTCATACTGCAACAATTTATTCATCTGATGCAATTTTAGATTATTTAGGTTTAGGTTATTTAAGGAAGAAAAAATGA